Proteins from one Acanthopagrus latus isolate v.2019 chromosome 18, fAcaLat1.1, whole genome shotgun sequence genomic window:
- the LOC119007535 gene encoding flocculation protein FLO11-like isoform X1: MPQQQGTSMSETKSSQRFHSLNTEQVEVLHQVLSEVVPIHGRGNFPTLELRPRDIIIAVRARLQKQGIAVRDVRLNGSTASHVLVRDNGTSYKDLDIIFGVELPSQEEFQVIKESVLGCLLDCLPAAVNRERISSATMKEAYVQKMVKVFNEHDRWSLISLSNNSGKNLELKFVSVLRRQFEFSVDSFQIILDRLLESYMQQEPQHKNNTVDLKDQPKEKNKDSSSLLKQATAPETETSSGRDLSSKEEDQISQTQQEDEVHEKESQTELSQQTEQSNQAEHFEVEKEDKEKTPPELKEVSEHTEKITETDCSDQTSLNLLSDKKQTSEEDDPSTQTELRQEPELTDKIKVEQSEQSPSCDGQQPAHPHHKELSDHTNPPDEQNEVTEQMGQSEPPETSNENQTESLNLTEEQRSTDFSECFGDDQIHIEKDETQHVSAPDLNTSSHAKNEADLADERKVEAETEKEEERENDTDLSETTEEILASEAENIDTQGIDCSCSTSSISLSLHNKQPTGTQDTLEIHSTLHTDKTPTTLDAVGPPDTQDILPAPSSLVSDKKTSSCKASERLSHMVVLKHSSPKPPRRMCRKVTPNHHHSPVSENESGIVFCQDPNPCPGLEPEIAFRPEPTPTSSDPPTALTTSISAKTNPGPEPNPTSDLASSQNLTSAPDPAPDIISTPDADPTSALPQEPSSPEINTESSCEMSIQSLEETPSTHMASDEPSQSTLIETVPAPKQSEPLDSVNMLVSHTDASSSDTQEPVHTSEVELSDEDENGELGTNCIDLNQLNGSPQETTLSSPSSSHSVTPPASCLTPPVLSLSPPCFSPSPPSLSPPPCLTPPSHCLSSQMLSIVSSATSLSSPPLSISPTSSCLSSAPYLTPPMLSLSPPPLSLTPPSPCLSPPLLCLTPPVESEDLVPQVSSDIEPLILNSEEQIKESSCQSGIPLLQLEDKKEQDYISSLPQVAEPVSFPITIPSSTSPVLPPSQSEGPEESPPPKADEASSSVPENKEVPKVTADVTEQSNDPQASGSVPAVEVLAESMYGDFEAAMDHLRYRLIATRNPEEIRGGGLLKYSNLLVRDYRPASETQIKTLERYMCSRFFIDFPDVQEQQRKILSYLKNHFIGEERSKYQYLMTLRRVVDDSTVCLMGHERRQTLNMITVLALKVLGEQNIIPNTDHVTCFYQPAPYLAEHSAPYLAEPSYCSYYIPQGGSTLLYQPYPLHLHTQTGLV; the protein is encoded by the exons TTTTGTCGGAAGTGGTTCCGATCCACGGCCGTGGGAACTTTCCTACGTTGGAGCTGCGTCCTCGAGACATCATCATAGCTGTGCGGGCCAGGCTGCAGAAGCAGGGAATCGCAGTGAGAGATGTTCGTCTGAACGGCTCCACAGCCAGTCACGTCCTCGTCCGAGACAACGGGACAAGCTACAAGGACCTGGACATCATCTTTGGAGTCGAGTTGCCCAGTCAGGAGGAGTTCCAG gtGATCAAGGAGTCAGTTCTGGGCTGCTTGCTGGACTGCCTGCCTGCTGCGGTCAACAGGGAACGGATCAGCAGTGCGACAATGAAGGAGGCCTACGTCCAGAAAATGGTCAAGGTCTTTAATGAGCACGACCGCTGGAGCCTCATCTCCCTCTCAAACAACAGCGGCAAAAACCTAGAGCTCAAATTTGTGAGCGTGTTGAGACGGCAGTTTGAGTTCAGCGTTGATTCCTTCCAGATTATTCTGGATCGTCTTCTTGAGTCCTACATGCAGCAGGAACCACAGCACAAAAATAATACTGTTGATCTTAAGGACCAGCCTAAAGAGAAGAATAAAgactcttcctctctgcttaAACAGGCCACTGCTCCAGAAACAGAGACGTCTTCTGGTAGAGACTTATCCAGCAAAGAGGAGGATCAGATTAGCCAGACACAACAGGAAGATGAGGTGCATGAAAAGGAGTCCCAGACAGAACTCTCACAACAAACAGAGCAGTCAAACCAGGCAGAACATTTCGAAGttgaaaaagaagacaaagagaaaacaccTCCAGAGTTGAAAGAAGTTTCAGAACACACGGAAAAAATCACTGAGACAGACTGCTCTGACCAGACATCTCTCAACCTTTTGTCAGATAAGAAACAAACCTCTGAGGAAGATGATCCATCAACTCAGACTGAACTCAGACAGGAACCAGAGCTCACAGACAAAATCAAGGTAGAACAGTCAGAGCAAAGCCCATCCTGTGATGGCCAGCAACCAGCACATCCACATCACAAAGAGCTATCTGACCACACAAACCCCCCAGATGAACAGAATGAAGTCACGGAGCAGATGGGACAGTCTGAGCCACCAGAAACCTCAAACGAAAACCAGACAGAGTCTCTGAACCTGACAGAAGAACAGCGCAGTACAGACTTCTCTGAGTGTTTCGGTGATGATCAGATACACATTGAGAAAgatgaaacacaacatgtgtcTGCCCCAGACTTGAACACATCTTCACATGCAAAGAATGAAGCAGATTTGgcagatgaaagaaaagtagaagcagagacagagaaggaagaagagagggaaaatgatACAGATTTAAgtgaaacaacagaggagatTTTAGCTTCAGAAGCAGAAAATATAGACACACAAGGTATTGATTGTTCCTGCTCCACCTCTTCCATATCTCTTTCACTTCACAACAAACAGCCTACTGGCACACAGGATACACTGGAGATTCACAGCACACtacacacagataaaacaccTACCACACTTGATGCTGTCGGCCCTCCAGATACTCAGGATATTTTACCTGCACCATCCAGCCTTGTTTCTGATAAAAAGACCTCCTCTTGTAAGGCCTCAGAGAGGCTATCTCACATGGTGGTGCTCAAACACTCCTCTCCCAAACCCCCACGGAGAATGTGTAGGAAGGTTACCCCCAATCATCACCACAGTCCAGTCTCTGAAAACGAATCTGGCATAGTATTTTGTCAAGATCCAAACCCCTGCCCCGGCCTTGAACCTGAGATAGCCTTTAGACCAGAGCCAACACCTACCAGTTCAGACCCTCCAACTGCCCTGACAACTAGTATCTCTGCAAAAACAAACCCTGGGCCTGAACCCAACCCAACCAGTGATCTAGCTTCAAGCCAAAACCTTACCTCAGCTCCTGATCCTGCCCCTGATATAATCTCCACCCCTGATGCAGATCCCACATCTGCTTTACCTCAAGAGCCATCATCCCCTgagataaacacagagagttCATGTGAGATGAGTATTCAGAGCCTGGAAGAGACACCATCTACACATATGGCTTCTGATGAGCCAAGCCAGTCCACCCTTATAGAAACTGTCCCTGCACCCAAACAATCAGAGCCTCTTGACTCAGTGAACATGTTAgtttcacacactgatgcatcCAGCTCAGACACCCAAGAACCTGTACATACCTCTGAAGTTGAGCTCAGCGACGAAGATGAAAATGGAGAACTAGGGACCAACTGTATTGACTTGAATCAGCTAAACGGCAGCCCACAAGAGACCACACTTagttcaccctcctcctcccactctgtcACACCTCCTGCCTCCTGTCTCACCCCTCCTGTGCTCAGTCTTTCCCCTCCCTGCTTTAGTCCCTCTCCTCCCAGCCTCAGCCCTCCCCCATGTCTGACCCCACCGTCTCACTGCCTCTCATCTCAGATGCTGAGTATTGTCAGTTCTGCTACCAGCCTCAGCTCTCCACCCCTGAGTATCAGCCCTACCTCTTCCTGCCTCAGCTCGGCTCCTTACCTGACCCCTCCTATGCTTAGCCTCAGTCCTCCTCCACTTTCTCTAACCCCCCCTTCCCCCTGTCTCAGCCCgcccctcctctgcctcactCCACCAGTAGAGTCAGAGGACCTCGTACCTCAGGTATCTTCAGACATAGAGCCTTTGATACTGAACAGTGAGGAACAGATTAAAGagtcctcctgtcagtcaggAATTCCTCTCCTACAGTTGGAGGATAAAAAGGAACAAGATTATATCTCATCATTGCCTCAGGTTGCAGAGCCTGTTTCTTTTCCAATCACAATCCCGAGCTCCACCTCACCTGTGCTGCCTCCGTCTCAGTCGGAAGGCCCAGAGGAATCGCCCCCCCCAAAAGCCGATGAGGCATCCAGCTCTGTGCCTGAGAACAAAGAGGTCCCTAAGGTAACAGCAGACGTGACTGAGCAGAGCAACGATCCTCAGGCATCTGGCTCAGTCCCTGCTGTCGAAGTCCTGGCAGAAAGCATGTACGGTGACTTTGAGGCAGCCATGGACCACCTGCGCTACCGCCTAATCGCTACCAGGAACCCTGAGGAGATTCGAGGTGGTGGCTTGTTAAAATACAGCAACCTGTTGGTCAGGGACTACCGACCAGCCAGCGAGACTCAGATAAAGACGCTTGAGCGCTATATGTGCTCACGCTTTTTCATCGATTTCCCTGAcgtgcaggagcagcagaggaagatcCTGTCCTACTTGAAGAACCACTTTATCGGTGAGGAGAGAAGCAAGTACCAGTACCTGATGACACTGCGTCGTGTGGTTGACGACAGCACAGTTTGTCTGATGGGACACGAAAGGCGTCAGACTCTGAACATGATCACAGTGCTGGCGCTTAAGGTTCTAGGAGAGCAGAACATTATCCCCAACACAGACCATGTGACATGCTTCTACCAGCCTGCCCCGTACCTTGCCGAGCACAGTGCCCCCTATTTAGCAGAACCTAGCTACTGCAGCTACTACATACCCCAAGGGGGATCCACTCTGCTTTACCAACCGTACCCCttacacctgcacacacaaactggacttgtctga
- the LOC119007535 gene encoding flocculation protein FLO11-like isoform X2 produces MSETKSSQRFHSLNTEQVEVLHQVLSEVVPIHGRGNFPTLELRPRDIIIAVRARLQKQGIAVRDVRLNGSTASHVLVRDNGTSYKDLDIIFGVELPSQEEFQVIKESVLGCLLDCLPAAVNRERISSATMKEAYVQKMVKVFNEHDRWSLISLSNNSGKNLELKFVSVLRRQFEFSVDSFQIILDRLLESYMQQEPQHKNNTVDLKDQPKEKNKDSSSLLKQATAPETETSSGRDLSSKEEDQISQTQQEDEVHEKESQTELSQQTEQSNQAEHFEVEKEDKEKTPPELKEVSEHTEKITETDCSDQTSLNLLSDKKQTSEEDDPSTQTELRQEPELTDKIKVEQSEQSPSCDGQQPAHPHHKELSDHTNPPDEQNEVTEQMGQSEPPETSNENQTESLNLTEEQRSTDFSECFGDDQIHIEKDETQHVSAPDLNTSSHAKNEADLADERKVEAETEKEEERENDTDLSETTEEILASEAENIDTQGIDCSCSTSSISLSLHNKQPTGTQDTLEIHSTLHTDKTPTTLDAVGPPDTQDILPAPSSLVSDKKTSSCKASERLSHMVVLKHSSPKPPRRMCRKVTPNHHHSPVSENESGIVFCQDPNPCPGLEPEIAFRPEPTPTSSDPPTALTTSISAKTNPGPEPNPTSDLASSQNLTSAPDPAPDIISTPDADPTSALPQEPSSPEINTESSCEMSIQSLEETPSTHMASDEPSQSTLIETVPAPKQSEPLDSVNMLVSHTDASSSDTQEPVHTSEVELSDEDENGELGTNCIDLNQLNGSPQETTLSSPSSSHSVTPPASCLTPPVLSLSPPCFSPSPPSLSPPPCLTPPSHCLSSQMLSIVSSATSLSSPPLSISPTSSCLSSAPYLTPPMLSLSPPPLSLTPPSPCLSPPLLCLTPPVESEDLVPQVSSDIEPLILNSEEQIKESSCQSGIPLLQLEDKKEQDYISSLPQVAEPVSFPITIPSSTSPVLPPSQSEGPEESPPPKADEASSSVPENKEVPKVTADVTEQSNDPQASGSVPAVEVLAESMYGDFEAAMDHLRYRLIATRNPEEIRGGGLLKYSNLLVRDYRPASETQIKTLERYMCSRFFIDFPDVQEQQRKILSYLKNHFIGEERSKYQYLMTLRRVVDDSTVCLMGHERRQTLNMITVLALKVLGEQNIIPNTDHVTCFYQPAPYLAEHSAPYLAEPSYCSYYIPQGGSTLLYQPYPLHLHTQTGLV; encoded by the exons TTTTGTCGGAAGTGGTTCCGATCCACGGCCGTGGGAACTTTCCTACGTTGGAGCTGCGTCCTCGAGACATCATCATAGCTGTGCGGGCCAGGCTGCAGAAGCAGGGAATCGCAGTGAGAGATGTTCGTCTGAACGGCTCCACAGCCAGTCACGTCCTCGTCCGAGACAACGGGACAAGCTACAAGGACCTGGACATCATCTTTGGAGTCGAGTTGCCCAGTCAGGAGGAGTTCCAG gtGATCAAGGAGTCAGTTCTGGGCTGCTTGCTGGACTGCCTGCCTGCTGCGGTCAACAGGGAACGGATCAGCAGTGCGACAATGAAGGAGGCCTACGTCCAGAAAATGGTCAAGGTCTTTAATGAGCACGACCGCTGGAGCCTCATCTCCCTCTCAAACAACAGCGGCAAAAACCTAGAGCTCAAATTTGTGAGCGTGTTGAGACGGCAGTTTGAGTTCAGCGTTGATTCCTTCCAGATTATTCTGGATCGTCTTCTTGAGTCCTACATGCAGCAGGAACCACAGCACAAAAATAATACTGTTGATCTTAAGGACCAGCCTAAAGAGAAGAATAAAgactcttcctctctgcttaAACAGGCCACTGCTCCAGAAACAGAGACGTCTTCTGGTAGAGACTTATCCAGCAAAGAGGAGGATCAGATTAGCCAGACACAACAGGAAGATGAGGTGCATGAAAAGGAGTCCCAGACAGAACTCTCACAACAAACAGAGCAGTCAAACCAGGCAGAACATTTCGAAGttgaaaaagaagacaaagagaaaacaccTCCAGAGTTGAAAGAAGTTTCAGAACACACGGAAAAAATCACTGAGACAGACTGCTCTGACCAGACATCTCTCAACCTTTTGTCAGATAAGAAACAAACCTCTGAGGAAGATGATCCATCAACTCAGACTGAACTCAGACAGGAACCAGAGCTCACAGACAAAATCAAGGTAGAACAGTCAGAGCAAAGCCCATCCTGTGATGGCCAGCAACCAGCACATCCACATCACAAAGAGCTATCTGACCACACAAACCCCCCAGATGAACAGAATGAAGTCACGGAGCAGATGGGACAGTCTGAGCCACCAGAAACCTCAAACGAAAACCAGACAGAGTCTCTGAACCTGACAGAAGAACAGCGCAGTACAGACTTCTCTGAGTGTTTCGGTGATGATCAGATACACATTGAGAAAgatgaaacacaacatgtgtcTGCCCCAGACTTGAACACATCTTCACATGCAAAGAATGAAGCAGATTTGgcagatgaaagaaaagtagaagcagagacagagaaggaagaagagagggaaaatgatACAGATTTAAgtgaaacaacagaggagatTTTAGCTTCAGAAGCAGAAAATATAGACACACAAGGTATTGATTGTTCCTGCTCCACCTCTTCCATATCTCTTTCACTTCACAACAAACAGCCTACTGGCACACAGGATACACTGGAGATTCACAGCACACtacacacagataaaacaccTACCACACTTGATGCTGTCGGCCCTCCAGATACTCAGGATATTTTACCTGCACCATCCAGCCTTGTTTCTGATAAAAAGACCTCCTCTTGTAAGGCCTCAGAGAGGCTATCTCACATGGTGGTGCTCAAACACTCCTCTCCCAAACCCCCACGGAGAATGTGTAGGAAGGTTACCCCCAATCATCACCACAGTCCAGTCTCTGAAAACGAATCTGGCATAGTATTTTGTCAAGATCCAAACCCCTGCCCCGGCCTTGAACCTGAGATAGCCTTTAGACCAGAGCCAACACCTACCAGTTCAGACCCTCCAACTGCCCTGACAACTAGTATCTCTGCAAAAACAAACCCTGGGCCTGAACCCAACCCAACCAGTGATCTAGCTTCAAGCCAAAACCTTACCTCAGCTCCTGATCCTGCCCCTGATATAATCTCCACCCCTGATGCAGATCCCACATCTGCTTTACCTCAAGAGCCATCATCCCCTgagataaacacagagagttCATGTGAGATGAGTATTCAGAGCCTGGAAGAGACACCATCTACACATATGGCTTCTGATGAGCCAAGCCAGTCCACCCTTATAGAAACTGTCCCTGCACCCAAACAATCAGAGCCTCTTGACTCAGTGAACATGTTAgtttcacacactgatgcatcCAGCTCAGACACCCAAGAACCTGTACATACCTCTGAAGTTGAGCTCAGCGACGAAGATGAAAATGGAGAACTAGGGACCAACTGTATTGACTTGAATCAGCTAAACGGCAGCCCACAAGAGACCACACTTagttcaccctcctcctcccactctgtcACACCTCCTGCCTCCTGTCTCACCCCTCCTGTGCTCAGTCTTTCCCCTCCCTGCTTTAGTCCCTCTCCTCCCAGCCTCAGCCCTCCCCCATGTCTGACCCCACCGTCTCACTGCCTCTCATCTCAGATGCTGAGTATTGTCAGTTCTGCTACCAGCCTCAGCTCTCCACCCCTGAGTATCAGCCCTACCTCTTCCTGCCTCAGCTCGGCTCCTTACCTGACCCCTCCTATGCTTAGCCTCAGTCCTCCTCCACTTTCTCTAACCCCCCCTTCCCCCTGTCTCAGCCCgcccctcctctgcctcactCCACCAGTAGAGTCAGAGGACCTCGTACCTCAGGTATCTTCAGACATAGAGCCTTTGATACTGAACAGTGAGGAACAGATTAAAGagtcctcctgtcagtcaggAATTCCTCTCCTACAGTTGGAGGATAAAAAGGAACAAGATTATATCTCATCATTGCCTCAGGTTGCAGAGCCTGTTTCTTTTCCAATCACAATCCCGAGCTCCACCTCACCTGTGCTGCCTCCGTCTCAGTCGGAAGGCCCAGAGGAATCGCCCCCCCCAAAAGCCGATGAGGCATCCAGCTCTGTGCCTGAGAACAAAGAGGTCCCTAAGGTAACAGCAGACGTGACTGAGCAGAGCAACGATCCTCAGGCATCTGGCTCAGTCCCTGCTGTCGAAGTCCTGGCAGAAAGCATGTACGGTGACTTTGAGGCAGCCATGGACCACCTGCGCTACCGCCTAATCGCTACCAGGAACCCTGAGGAGATTCGAGGTGGTGGCTTGTTAAAATACAGCAACCTGTTGGTCAGGGACTACCGACCAGCCAGCGAGACTCAGATAAAGACGCTTGAGCGCTATATGTGCTCACGCTTTTTCATCGATTTCCCTGAcgtgcaggagcagcagaggaagatcCTGTCCTACTTGAAGAACCACTTTATCGGTGAGGAGAGAAGCAAGTACCAGTACCTGATGACACTGCGTCGTGTGGTTGACGACAGCACAGTTTGTCTGATGGGACACGAAAGGCGTCAGACTCTGAACATGATCACAGTGCTGGCGCTTAAGGTTCTAGGAGAGCAGAACATTATCCCCAACACAGACCATGTGACATGCTTCTACCAGCCTGCCCCGTACCTTGCCGAGCACAGTGCCCCCTATTTAGCAGAACCTAGCTACTGCAGCTACTACATACCCCAAGGGGGATCCACTCTGCTTTACCAACCGTACCCCttacacctgcacacacaaactggacttgtctga